Proteins found in one Hyla sarda isolate aHylSar1 chromosome 7, aHylSar1.hap1, whole genome shotgun sequence genomic segment:
- the LOC130283208 gene encoding zinc finger translocation-associated protein-like, which yields MVGSNFSESEERVLICRFLEKGYDQTRSQIVKKDIVRSLMRELRRKHGGRHDRMAVLKKWSDLKRRHMDRVRQIRDQYHPGATLATVRPKRTRRQAEAEEEEEEEGIILEEEEEGIILEEETQEQEEEQPGPSHMAQAIPPPPPPAAPQEGEEGNSSPLSSQDVAYTPNQEIAQQLKKEIKKIKKDHEKMRKDMMRMARKITGLEELINKLT from the exons ATGGTGGGCAGTAATTTCAGCGAAAGTGAGGAGAGAGTTCTGATTTGT CGTTTCCTTGAAAAGGGGTATGATCAGACGCGCTCCCAGATCGTGAAGAAGGACATTGTCCGCTCCCTAATGCGGGAGCTGAGGAGAAAACACGGCGGCAGACATGACCGCAtggcggtcttaaaaaaatggtcggACCTAAAGAGGCGACACATGGATCGGGTCCGACAAATACGGGACCAGTATCACCCAG GAGCTACTCTAGCCACGGTCCGTCCAAAGCGGACCAGGCGACAGGccgaggcagaggaggaggaggaggaggaggggatcatcctggaggaggaagaggaggggatcatcctggaggaggagacacaggagcaggaggaggaacAGCCAGGGCCCTCCCACATGGCCCAAgccataccaccaccaccaccaccagcagcaccacaggagggagaggaggggaattCCTCCCCACTCTCCAGTCAAGATGTGGCCTACACTCCAAATCAGGAGA ttgcgcaacaattaaaaaaggaaataaaaaaaataaaaaaagaccatgAAAAAATGAGAAAGGACATGATGAGGATGGCGCGGAAAATAACGGGATTGGAGGAGTTGATTAATAAgttaacatag